In Clarias gariepinus isolate MV-2021 ecotype Netherlands chromosome 9, CGAR_prim_01v2, whole genome shotgun sequence, a single window of DNA contains:
- the rab7b gene encoding ras-related protein Rab-7b, whose protein sequence is MASRKKVLLKVIILGDSGVGKTSLMNQYVNNKFSNQYKATIGADFLTKEVMVDDRLVTMQIWDTAGQERFQSLGVAFYRGADCCVLVYDVTSPNTFKTLDSWRDEFLIQASPRDPENFPFVVLGNKIDLENRQVTTKRAQAWCQSKNNIPYFETSAKEAINVDQAFQTIARNALKQETEVEPYDFPDQIKLGNDRPATSNDGCSC, encoded by the exons ATGGCCTCTCGTAAAAAGGTGCTGCTTAAGGTGATCATCCTTGGTGATTCTGg ggtTGGAAAGACTTCTTTAATGAACCAGTATGTCAATAACAAGTTCAGCAACCAGTATAAAGCCACGATCGGCGCTGACTTTTTGACCAAAGAGGTGATGGTGGACGACAGGCTGGTCACCATGCAG ATTTGGGACACAGCCGGACAGGAGCGTTTCCAGTCTCTGGGCGTAGCGTTCTACAGGGGCGCCGACTGCTGCGTGCTGGTTTATGACGTCACCTCTCCGAACACCTTCAAGACCCTGGACAGCTGGAGGGACGAGTTCCTGATCCAAGCCAGCCCCCGCGACCCCGAGAACTTCCCCTTTGTCGTACTCGGGAACAAGATCGACTTGGAGAACAGACAG GTGACCACGAAGCGAGCCCAGGCCTGGTGTCAAAGCAAGAACAACATCCCGTATTTCGAGACCAGTGCCAAAGAAGCGATCAACGTGGACCAGGCTTTTCAAACCATCGCCCGTAATGCACTCAAACAG GAGACCGAGGTGGAGCCGTATGATTTCCCCGACCAGATCAAGCTAGGAAATGACAGACCCGCCACCTCGAACGACGGCTGCAGCTGCTGA
- the ubl4a gene encoding ubiquitin-like protein 4A, giving the protein MILTVKPLQGKECSVQVTENEKVSTVKELVFERLNIPPHQQRLLYKGKALADEYRLSDYAIGPEAKLNLVVRPTGERNSGAAVSSKPTTPSSTSTASSSGSDGNGVWQLLSTVLSKHFSPADAAKVHEQLIKDYERSLRQLSLDDIERLAGRLLHPEAEGMDASYMD; this is encoded by the exons GTTACAGAAAACGAGAAGGTGTCGACGGTGAAAGAACTGGTGTTTGAGCGCTTGAACATCCCTCCACATCAGCAGCGACTGCTTTACAAAGGGAAAGCCTTGGCAG ATGAATACAGGTTGAGCGATTATGCCATCGGCCCAGAGGCCAAGCTGAACCTGGTGGTTCGGCCAACAGGAGAGAGAAACAGTGGCGCCGCTGTCAGCAGTAAGCCCACTACCCCCAGTAGCACCAGTACAGCCAGCAGCAGTGGGAGTGATGGAAATGGAGTATGGCAGTTACTGTCCACTGTCCTGTCCAAACACTTCAGTCCTGCAGATGCAGCTAAAGTCCATGAACAGCTCATTAAG GATTACGAGCGGTCTCTCAGACAGCTCAGCCTAGACGATATCGAGCGTCTGGCTGGACGTCTGCTGCACCCTGAGGCAGAGGGAATGGATGCGTCATACATGGACTGA